In Coregonus clupeaformis isolate EN_2021a unplaced genomic scaffold, ASM2061545v1 scaf2764, whole genome shotgun sequence, the genomic stretch catctctaaacaataacatctactggtaaagtgtgtatacaggctataggaatgaaccatctctaaacaataacatctactggtaaagtgtgtatacaggctataggaatgaaccatctctaaacaataacatctcctggtaaagtgtgtatacaggctataggaatgaaccatctctaaacaataacatctactggtaaagtgtgtatacaggctataggaatgaaccatctctaaacaataacatctactgcaTAACTCTCATGTATTCAGTGCAATACAGGCACTTATAAACGACATACACATGGAGTATCTGAAATATACAAACTGCAGCAGTACTCTACAGCTACAGATGTAACAAGGTATTTAGGCCAAAGGCAATTGCTTGGAGTCAATCACCATAATGCAGTATGAAACCTAACAAACCCCACAACTCACTAAAATGAACACTGGTAACTTGGTCGGCAGCCAAACTTGCGTCTTAGTCGGGATTGGGTTGGCGGATCGCAGCCAACTTAAGCTGCAGACACCGCCACCTAGGATTTTAGACTAATGGAGTTGACCAAATAGCCTGACATTAGGGAATCAGTTTCAGAAAGCTTTTTAAAGTCAGAAACTAAAGAGTTTTCAGTTAAAAATGTCCCAGTTATACTTTTTGGGAGCGTATGGAATTGGGATACCTTGCTCCAGACCGCGGCGACATTCAAATTAATAATATTTAAAAGAATTCCAAAAGCAAATATTTTCCCTACATGTAATATAAAATGAAAAGCTTATCTATGGAGCGTGCCTCCTTGTTAACATTCATGTTTAATAACCCATGAGACAAAGTAACGTGTACACCAGTTTTATTGACAAGCCACAAAATAATTACTCAACATTTATGACCAACAAATAATCTCCAAAGTATTAGATTTAATCATAAAAAGTGCAGTTAGGATGCTGACAATAGTGTAacatttttggtttcatctgatgtGTTGCTGATTTAACTGGTTCTCCGGGAGCACACAGAGGGCAATACGTTTCCACATTCTAGATCGTTCCAGCAGTGTTCACCTTCAGAGGAAACACGGGACAGAAATTAACACCGATGTAAACAGAATATAGTGTGAGATTTGTTAAATGGACTATGAATAAAGTTGAACGTGATAGTGGGCTTACTGTACCTCCAAAGTTCATCACAATACATGGCTCTCTGCCACCATTGTTGTTGGGCTCTCCTTGATTCCAGTTCTGGTAATCAAAGTTAGCTCCATCACTCCAGAACCATAGCCTGTCCTGTGGGGAAGTAGTGAGGTCTCAGAATGAAAGAAATCCCACTGTGTTAATGATACTGATCCATCTACGCTCTTAGAAAATGGGTTTCCAAAAGGGCTCCgtggctgtccccatagcagaaccctttatggatccaggtagaacccttggaAAGGGTGAAACTTTCCCTCTGTGGAAAAGTGTTattcaaaagggttctcctatggggacagccgaagaaccgtttTTGGTTCTAGACACTAGACCCagtgtgttagtgaatactgatcttTCTTACAATACTACCCCACTATAACCCAGCATGTGTTAATGGACACTGCAGTGGCAACAATCAATAACTCCCAAACAAACGTACTGCAGTAGAGCACTTTTTACCAGAAAATGTGGATTGACCTAACAGTTGTGCAATGTTGGTCAAAGATAATTCAGAACGTGTCACAGCTGTATGGACGCCAAAGCTGCTGCCATCATGCTGGCAgagtcactaaacacaaatactgcatttATAGATGGTacatggagtgtgcccctggcagtCCAGGAACTCTTATTTAAATGATCTTTTGCTACTTCAGTAAATTTTAAATTCAACGTAGTTCTCATTATCTGCTGCTCAACATGTGAAAACGCATCTACGTTttttagaaaaatatataaagCTCAAAATGTTACCCGATGACATCAAAAGTTCAAACAATGATTTGCGGAGACATCAGGCGCAAGAAAATACTCTGGCTAGAAACTGTTGGTcacttttaatcctaccctgtgatgttTTTTAACGACACTTCTTAACCATAGATCCCATAGTTCTCACAttactcgtttcaggaaactaggcgtatgtcgttggtcattacttcacaggagagcaatTTGAAAGTAAACTATTTTTTAAATCAAAGTGGATTTTGGCAGAAATACCTTCTGGAACCCGAACTTagatgtgccttaataacaaactttaaGGCCATTTGTAAATGCAAATTAaaagagcctagttggtttagccacagaaaaagacagcaacatgCCTGCTAGCCATAATTGGCTGAGATAAGGAGTGAGCTAGAGATGCCGAgaggagttcagattggtctgccatatagcacgcttcggtctatttgagctggtcagtatgtgtaggtaatcctgtctaatgaGACTATTTATATCACGTAGTTCAActacataagtgttgctctccacattCTGGAGGACAAAGTTttaaaatcagtggaattagagtatgatagctaaggagatgagaaaacacccatctccagattacatcttcaaactaagggcaaccatggcatccgtgacagggtgAAGCGTCAAGCAATGTATACGGTTAagatatgtagctagctacattttcagatatgacACGTTACTAATTTTgacaaagtcgttttcattttaAGTTGACGTGTactgttagctacctagctagcagtgaacctggttggttagctacctgcagattcatgcatggtagtaacatcatgagttgggattatggttcaatGTTTAAATTAGCTACATGTTTTAAGAGACTCCACTACGcatgtaaccatttcaatagactGTCACTGCGACAGCTGAATAACATACAAAGgcgcaacacccgttgaatatggccggtaaAAGTAAATGTCTGCAAAAAAAGTGTAAATTGTTGGCAGCACCATAGTTGCATTCACCAAGGTTCtgaataacatgaaaacagcagaATGTTACTGGGTGACagtcacttgagtcattttctattaaggcattAAATCGCTCTGACTTAAGTATGATAACTGGGTACCTTTCCCACCAGTCCCGGAATAGTATCAAATCCTCCAAGCCAGGTAGCAGTGAAACTTCCAGTCTTGGAAGACACCACCATCTGTAGAAATTGATTCTCCTCAGAGCTATGTACAGACGCCAGGTTTGCGCCAAGGGACATACAATGCCACTAGAGAAAGCAGTAGAAAGGGACAAATGCATTTCATAATGATTAAAAGGGAAGTTCAGTATTTTACATGAGGCATGTGTTGCCAGTATAGAAAATATAACTTCTAAGGTAATGTCAAAGAAAATAGTTGATTTCAAGTACACTTTATTTTCCTTATTTCACAGTAGATGGTAAGCATGATACCTCTGCTTCAGGCCAGTTCCTTGCAGTCTTGACAAACATGAAGCAGCGTGATCCATAGTCAGTCCAACCGGAGGGACACAAGCGGATTCCTGATGAAACTGTAAAGATTAGTTGCAGCCGGCTTTAAAGGCTAGTCGAGACGGCTCTACAAATCACAACTACAATATTATTAGTATGTCAATCAGTCACCTCTGCTACAACAAATACAGAATGAATCATGTAAAGTGGACTCTTACTTGCGTCTCCCAGAGCAAAGGCAGCACTGAGAAGCAGAATGGTCAACGTGGCCATGGTGAGTCTCCTGAGAGAGAAGCCATGAAGACAAATTCAGTGAGTCCTTCAGAGTGTAGGGGAGTGCAGTGTTCCCCTAACCTCACCAAGTACCCCAGCCATTCCACGTATCAGATGTATTCCAGTACTACCTAATCAGA encodes the following:
- the LOC123489121 gene encoding ladderlectin-like, translated to MATLTILLLSAAFALGDAISSGIRLCPSGWTDYGSRCFMFVKTARNWPEAEWHCMSLGANLASVHSSEENQFLQMVVSSKTGSFTATWLGGFDTIPGLVGKDRLWFWSDGANFDYQNWNQGEPNNNGGREPCIVMNFGGEHCWNDLECGNVLPSVCSRRTS